In a genomic window of Polypterus senegalus isolate Bchr_013 chromosome 13, ASM1683550v1, whole genome shotgun sequence:
- the gdf9 gene encoding growth/differentiation factor 9 → MGPMWSGIFSVSCFFLCLRWTQALCQPGKTKRAADTLSGDSESIDHQGNLLSSLLKALYDKDGWEEPSPRFRPDSRYLRYMKRIYRMSATHEGVPKLRVRHLYNTVRLFAPREECPKKSSGLSSQDLSYRLDRVTAEEHLLKSVLLYSFDKVFVPPVSLVCYLHIKGQESPDKQVCFSVQQSVIHVQIERRNRRKWIEVDITSFLQPMLASYMKNIHIVVNFTCIKDGSQQVDEQTVGQVLKPPPLLLYLNDTSEQAYRRWTLDEKTLSSEKQRSAVDLVNLHSSLSLALKKRSLPLGRNVASEKPLSHQSPAKALSLAEHYRNFEFPTDECELQDFRVSFRQLNWDHWIIAPHRYNPRYCKGVCPRAIGHRYGSPVHTMVQNIIYEKLDSSVPRPSCVPSEYNPLSVLTIENDGSIAYKEYQDMIATKCTCR, encoded by the exons ATGGGTCCGATGTGGAGCGGTATCTTCTCCGTGTCGTGCTTTTTTCTGTGCCTGCGGTGGACCCAAGCCTTATGCCAGCCAGGCAAGACAAAGCGGGCTGCTGATACACTGTCCGGCGACAGCGAATCCATTGACCATCAGGGTAACCTGCTGTCGTCCTTGCTGAAGGCTTTATACGATAAGGATGGCTGGGAGGAACCCAGCCCGCGGTTCCGACCCGATTCGCGGTACCTGCGTTACATGAAACGAATCTACAGGATGTCTGCGACCCACGAAGGTGTGCCCAAACTAAGGGTGAGACATCTGTACAACACGGTGCGCCTGTTCGCTCCCAGAGAAGAGTGCCCGAAAAAGAGTAGCG GTCTCTCTTCTCAAGACCTGTCTTACAGACTAGACCGTGTAACAGCTGAGGAGCACTTACTCAAGTCTGTTCTGCTCTATTCTTTTGATAAAGTATTTGTGCCACCAGTTTCATTGGTTTGCTACCTACACATCAAGGGCCAGGAAAGCCCAGACAAGCAAGTATGTTTTAGTGTCCAGCAGTCAGTCATCCATGTCCAGATTGAACGAAGGAATCGGCGCAAATGGATTGAGGTAGACATTACCTCCTTTCTCCAACCCATGCTTGCTTCCTATATGAAGAACATTCACATTGTGGTCAATTTTACTTGCATTAAAGATGGTAGCCAGCAAGTTGATGAGCAAACTGTTGGACAAGTCCTCAAGCCACCCCCTCTTCTTTTGTACTTGAATGACACCAGTGAACAAGCTTACCGTAGATGGACACTTGATGAAAAAACTCTGAGCTCAGAAAAACAAAGGTCTGCTGTAGACCTGGTtaacctccactcctctctttcaCTAGCTTTGAAAAAAAGATCTTTGCCACTTGGAAGGAATGTAGCAAGTGAGAAGCCTCTGTCCCATCAGTCTCCAGCTAAAGCCCTTAGCCTTGCCGAACATTACCGGAACTTTGAGTTTCCCACAGATGAATGTGAGCTACAAGATTTTAGGGTGAGCTTTCGGCAACTAAATTGGGACCACTGGATAATTGCACCACACAGGTATAATCCTCGATACTGCAAAGGGGTTTGTCCAAGAGCCATTGGCCACCGATATGGGTCTCCTGTCCACACTATGgtgcaaaatataatttatgaaaaacTGGACTCATCAGTGCCAAGACCTTCCTGTGTCCCTTCAGAATATAATCCCTTAAGTGTTTTAACAATTGAAAATGATGGTTCGATTGCTTACAAAGAGTACCAGGACATGATAGCTACCAAATGTACCTGCCGCTGA